A stretch of Brassica rapa cultivar Chiifu-401-42 chromosome A08, CAAS_Brap_v3.01, whole genome shotgun sequence DNA encodes these proteins:
- the LOC103836446 gene encoding neutral ceramidase 1 codes for MMERQSLIRLWSSFLYISTLFWMQVHSHSEYLIGLGSYDITGPAADVNMMGYADMAQVASGIHFRLRARTFIVSDPQGKRVVFVNIDACMASQIVTLKVIERLKARYGDLYTEKNVAISGIHTHAGPGGYLQYVVYIVTSLGFVRQSFDALVDGIENSIIQAHENLRPGSIFLNNGELLDAGVNRSPSAYLNNPSEERSEYKYDTDKEMTLLKFVDDQWGPVGSFNWFATHGTSMSRTNSLISGDNKGAAARLMEDWFEQREELVSDEIPRRVSSIIENHQDSRKLAAEELLEIASYFESQPGRPATRISSSARRVRSAMRKADKPGFVSAFCQTNCGDVSPNVLGAFCLDTGLRCDFNHSTCGGRNELCYGRGPGYPDEFESTRVIGERQFKKALDLFNKASEQLQGKVDYRQVYVDFSQLNVTLSKKDGSSEVVRTCPAAMGFAFAAGTTDGPGAFDFTQGDDKGNPFWRMVRNFLKTPHKKQMDCHYPKPILLDTGEMTKPYAWAPSILSLQILRIGKLFILSVPGEFTTMAGRRLRDAVKTQLKRSGDKELSGEIHVVIAGLANGYSQYVTTFEEYQVQRYEGASTLFGPHTLSGYIQEFKKLSKSLVLGRNVQPGPQPPNLLDKQVSFLTPVVMDSTPGGDSFGDVISDVPKNLSVKRGSNLVTVVFRSACPRNDLMTEGTFALVERLEREDKTWTPVYDDDDLCLRFKWSRHKKFSSRSQATIEWRIPESASPGVYRITHFGAAKKLFGSVQHFTGSSSAFVVT; via the exons ATGATGGAGCGACAATCTCTAATCAGATTATGGAGCAGTTTCTTATACATATCGACACTGTTTTGGATGCAAGTTCACTCTCACTCTGAGTATTTGATTGGACTTGGAAGCTATGACATCACCGGCCCTGCCGCTGATGTCAACATGATGGGTTATGCTGACATGGCGCAAGTCGCATCTGGTATCCACTTCAGGCTCCGCGCTCGGACGTTCATTGTCTCTGACCCACAAGGGAAGCGTGTTGTGTTTGTTAACATCGACGCTTGCATGGCTTCACAAATCGTTACACTCAAAGTGATCGAGAGGCTCAAGGCAAG atatgGGGACCTGTATACGGAAAAGAATGTTGCCATCAGTGGCATTCACACCCACGCTGGTCCTGGTGGCTATCTTCAGTATGTTGTGTATATTGTAACGTCACTTGGGTTTGTTCGTCAGTCATTTGATGCCCTTGTTGATGGAATTGAGAATAGTATCATCCAAGCTCACGAGAACCTCCGTCCTGGATCAATTTTTCTCAATAATG GTGAGCTTTTGGATGCTGGCGTTAACCGGAGTCCAAGTGCATATCTTAACAATCCTTCTGAAGAAAGGAGTGAATACAAGTATGATACCGATAAAGAAATGACTCTCTTGAAGTTTGTGGATGATCAGTGGGGTCCAGTAGGTAGTTTCAACTGGTTTGCTActcatggaacttccatgagtCGTACAAACTCTTTGATCAGTGGGGACAACAAGGGCGCTGCAGCAAGATTAATGGAGGATTGGTTTGAACAGAGGGAAGAGCTTGTTTCCGATGAGATACCTAGAAGAGTTTCAAGCATAATCGAGAATCATCAGGACAGCCGTAAGCTTGCAGCTGAGGAGTTGCTAGAGATTGCATCTTACTTTGAGTCACAACCCGGTAGGCCTGCAACTAGAATATCGAGTTCCGCGAGGCGTGTGAGGAGTGCTATGAGGAAGGCGGACAAGCCTGGCTTTGTTTCTGCTTTCTGTCAGACAAACTGTGGTGACGTTAGCCCAAACGTGCTTGGAGCCTTTTGCCTAGACACTGGTCTTCGTTGTGACTTCAATCACAGTACATGTGGTGGGAGAAATGAGCTGTGCTATGGGCGTGGACCAGg GTATCCTGATGAATTTGAGAGCACACGTGTGATTGGTGAGAGACAATTCAAGAAGGCTTTGGATCTTTTTAATAAAGCGTCTGAGCAGCTTCAAGGGAAAGTTGATTACCGCCAAGTTTACGTTGACTTTTCACAGCTTAATGTGACGCTTTCTAAAAAAGATGGAAGTTCAGAGGTTGTAAGAACATGTCCGGCGGCAATGGGCTTTGCTTTTGCTGCTGGAACCACAGATGGACCAGGAGCATTTGATTTTACACAAGGAGATGATAAG GGGAACCCTTTCTGGAGGATGGTGAGAAACTTTCTTAAAACACCTCACAAGAAACAAATGGATTGTCACTACCCAAAACCCATCTTGCTTGACACTGGAGAAATGACAAAGCCTTATGCCTGGGCT CCGTCAATTCTTTCACTGCAAATTCTACGTATTGGGAAACTTTTCATTCTCAGCGTTCCTGGAG AATTCACTACTATGGCTGGGAGGCGTCTCCGAGATGCTGTCAAAACACAGCTTAAAAGAAGCGGTGATAAAGAACTGAGCGGTGAGATTCACGTGGTGATAGCTGGGTTGGCTAATGGTTACTCACAGTATGTGACTACCTTTGAGGAGTACCAAGTGCAAAGATATGAG GGCGCATCTACATTGTTTGGCCCACATACACTCAGTGGATACATTCAAGAGTTCAAGAAGCTCTCCAAATCTCTCGTCCTTGGTAGGAATGTTCAGCCAGGGCCTCAGCCGCCGAATCTCCTAGACAAGCAAGTGAGCTTCCTCACGCCAGTGGTGATGGACTCAACTCCTGGCGGAGACAGTTTTGGGGATGTAATCTCGGATGTTCCAAAAAACTTGTCTGTGAAGAGGGGAAGTAACCTGGTGACTGTTGTATTCCGGTCAGCTTGCCCTAGAAACGATCTAATGACAGAAG GTACGTTTGCTCTGGTGGAGAGACTTGAGAGGGAGGACAAGACTTGGACCCCAGTTTATGACGACGATGACCTATGTCTGAGGTTCAAGTGGTCGAGGCATAAGAAGTTTAGCTCCCGGAGTCAAGCCACAATAGAATGGAGAATTCCTGAGTCTGCATCACCAGGTGTTTACAGGATCACCCATTTTGGTGCAGCAAAGAAGCTCTTTGGGTCAGTCCAGCATTTCACAGGCTCATCTAGTGCCTTCGTTGTAACATAA
- the LOC103836680 gene encoding uncharacterized protein LOC103836680: MGINTKDIGTLVWKILRITKKNIYTCVRKYPVISGVSASTFLLYTFLPRLFYFIICSSPFIACSVFYLRKHLRSKPSKIETINTANALPPFSPEGSERGTRRADLKHQRSVRRNARRKVEEVGKDWDSSQASEDERDQVILTTLYGEFPNPQKFKKDKAFLASQEFSFEPNLDEEKRDKAFLASQEYSSEPNLNEVNVSVLHPYERLTSGGGETEVECSSSSSSSSEGEEKESFPKDTKIIAWTDDDQKNLLDLGNSEMERNKRLEHLITRRRTRRQVLLAAERSLMDMEVPPVCVGRNYFGLDHDENYMIDGLQMPESAPSVLLPTKNPFDLPYGPQEEKPNLSGDSFHQEFSEANPNPSESFFSHHESFCRRNFPPSEVDSRLEQWKKSTDGLLRPQQGSDDDGLVGKKQPLTIAETKDMETEHRAETVVGDLNTLLSPQERLITDTNVLDQVDSSEISVKPNGDQPVGNALKGVIRRNTVTRSTSLAPERQIYMEHFGYSTVKGHKVTKSGESDLQVEFSEVGSPPTTVDWNHSDDDDEKSLFVNESDTGKETVFSGEVNEAKENSLVDGAAESQMLPVEKLDQDFNMSSQESDAAKQFEEEERSKAIQATVPHTNEVILEEPPEHLTNSVDEMKMSYESDEPGPSERRANQEMQEIVEPEASVVNQVTSDESDTSPTSVLPDISSPLGQTLTVTSEDLELSSASQQGAVIHDQELSLSSLDGDRNSIETEVSPM; this comes from the exons ATGGGAATCAATACCAAAGATATCGGAACTCTCGTCTGGAAAATTCTCAGAATCACCAAGAAAAATATTTACACATGCGTAAGAAAATACCCAGTTATCTCTGGTGTTTCTGCCTCCACCTTCCTCTTATACACTTTCCTCCCTCGTCTTTTCTATTTCATCATCTGCTCTTCTCCGTTCATCGCATGTTCTGTGTTTTATCTTCGAAAACATCTAAGATCCAAGCCTTCGAAGATCGAAACTATCAACACGGCTAATGCGTTACCACCGTTTTCCCCAGAGGGTTCTGAGCGAGGAACAAGGAGAGCTGACTTAAAGCACCAACGAAGCGTTAGACGAAACGCGAGAAGGAAAGTTGAGGAGGTTGGCAAAGACTGGGACTCTTCTCAGGCTAGCGAGGATGAGAGAGACCAAGTCATTTTAACAACTCTCTATGGTGAATTCCCCAACCCTCAAAAATTTAAGAAAGATAAAGCCTTCCTTGCGTCGCAAGAATTCTCATTTGAGCCTAACCTAGACGAAGAAAAGAGAGACAAAGCCTTTCTTGCGTCGCAAGAATACTCCTCTGAGCCTAACCTAAACGAAGTAAATGTTTCCGTTTTACATCCATATGAGAGGCTAACGAGCGGAGGTGGTGAAACTGAAGTTGAgtgctcatcatcatcatcatcatcatcagaaggagaagaaaaagaatCTTTCCCTAAAGACACCAAGATCATAGCTTGGACCGACGATGATCAGAAGAATCTATTGGATCTTGGAAACTCTGAGATGGAACGTAACAAGAGATTAGAGCATTTGATTACTAGAAGAAGAACGAGGAGACAAGTCTTACTTGCAGCAGAGAGAAGCCTAATGGATATGGAAGTTCCTCCTGTTTGTGTTGGAAGAAACTACTTCGGTTTGGATCATGATGAAAACTATATGATTGATGGGCTTCAAATGCCTGAATCTGCACCTTCTGTGTTACTACCAACAAAGAACCCATTTGATCTTCCTTATGGTCCTCAAGAGGAGAAGCCTAACCTCTCAGGTGATAGCTTTCATCAAGAGTTTTCTGAagctaaccctaaccctagtgAGAGCTTCTTCAGCCACCATGAGAGCTTTTGCCGCAGAAACTTTCCTCCATCAGAGGTTGACTCGAGATTGGAACAGTGGAAAAAGTCAACTGATGGTTTGCTTAGACCACAACAAG GTAGTGATGATGATGGTTTGGTTGGGAAGAAACAACCTCTAACAATAGCAGAAACAAAAGATATGGAGACAGAACACAGGGCAGAGACTGTTGTGGGTGATTTAAACACATTGCTTTCTCCTCAAGAAAGGTTAATAACGGATACCAACGTCTTAGATCAAGTAGATTCTTCTGAAATTTCTGTAAAACCAAATGGTGATCAACCTGTTGGAAATGCTTTAAAGGGTGTGATTCGTAGAAACACTGTGACACGTTCGACTTCATTAGCACCAGAAAGGCAAATATACATGGAACATTTTGGTTACAGCACAGTGAAAGGACATAAGGTGACTAAATCTGGGGAATCTGATCTTCAAGTTGAGTTTTCTGAAGTGGGATCACCTCCCACTACAGTTGATTGGAACcattctgatgatgatgatgagaagtCACTCTTTGTCAACGAGTCAGACACAGGTAAGGAAACAGTGTTTAGTGGCGAGGTAAATGAGGCTAAAGAGAATAGTCTTGTGGATGGAGCTGCAGAATCTCAAATGTTACCAGTGGAGAAACTTGATCAAGATTTCAATATGAGTTCTCAAGAAAGTGATGCAGCCAAACAATTTGAGGAAGAGGAGAGATCAAAAGCCATACAGGCCACAGTTCCTCACACCAATGAAGTTATACTAGAG GAACCACCTGAACATCTCACAAACTCGGTGGATGAGATGAAGATGAGTTATGAGTCTGATGAACCTGGACCCTCTGAGAGAAGAGCCAATCAAGAGATGCAAGAGATAGTGGAACCAGAAGCTTCAGTTGTGAATCAAGTCACCTCTGATGAATCTGATACTTCACCAACATCTGTGTTACCAGACATATCGTCACCATTAGGCCAGACTTTGACTGTAACCTCTGAGGATTTGGAACTTTCATCAGCTAGTCAACAGGGAGCTGTGATTCACGATCAGGAATTATCACTGAGTTCATTAGATGGTGATAGGAACAGTATAGAAACAGAGGTCAGCCCTATGTAG
- the LOC103836448 gene encoding zinc finger CCCH domain-containing protein 4 translates to MAHRILRDHDADGWERSDFPIVCESCLGDNPYVRMTKAEYDKECKICTRPFTVFRWRPGRDARYKKTEICQTCCKLKNVCQVCLLDLEYGLPVQARDTALNISTHDSIPKSDVNREYFAEEHDRKTRAGLDYESSFGKMRPNDTILKLQRTTPYYKRNRAHVCSFFIRGECTRGEECPYRHEMPETGELSQQNIKDRYYGVNDPVAMKLLGKAGEMGTLESPDDQSIKTLYVGGLNSRILEQDLRDQFYAYGEIESIRILADKACAFVTYTAREGAEKAAQELSNRLVVNGQRLKLMWGRPQAPRPDQDGSNQQGGVAHSGLLPRAVISQQHNQPPPMQQYYMHPPPPNQDKPYYPSMDPQRMGAVISTQEAGGSSTENNGGSSSSYMMPPHQPYPPAPYGYMPSPYQQQYPGPMHHHYAPPPAAYQSYPQQPGPGSKPAPSPSAVSAPPPDSAPAGSSAPSGSSQQPPTASTTTDSSSQ, encoded by the exons ATGGCTCATAGGATTCTCAGAGATCATGACGCCGATGGATGGGAGCGCTCCGATTTCCCAATCGTCTGCGAGTCTTGCCTCGGTGACAATCCCTACGTTCGAATG ACCAAGGCGGAGTATGATAAGGAGTGTAAGATATGTACGCGGCCTTTCACGGTGTTTAGGTGGAGACCTGGAAGAGACGCTAGATACAAGAAGACGGAGATTTGTCAGACTTGCTGCAAGCTGAAGAATGTGTGTCAAGTCTGTCTTCTGGATCTTGAGTACGGTCTTCCAGTTCAAGCTAGGGACACCGCGCTTAACATTAGTACTCATGACTCTATCCCAAAGAGTGATGTTAACAGAGAGTACTTCGCTGAGGAGCATGACAGGAAG ACTAGAGCTGGACTGGATTATGAATCTTCATTTGGGAAGATGCGTCCTAATGATACTATTTTGAAGCTTCAAAGAACAACACCGTACTATAAGAGGAACCGAGCACATGTTTGTAGTTTCTTCATCAGGGGTGAGTGTACTAGAGGTGAGGAATGTCCATACCGGCATGAGATGCCTGAAACAGGAGAGCTTTCTCAGCAGAACATAAAAGACCGTTATTATGG TGTTAATGATCCGGTTGCGATGAAGTTACTTGGAAAAGCTGGTGAGATGGGCACTTTAGAATCACCAGACGATCAAAGCATCAAAACGCTTTATGTCGGTGGACTTAATTCAAGAATTCTGGAGCAGGACTTACGAGATCAGTTCTACGCTTATGGAGAGATCGAGTCCATCCGAATCTTGGCCGACAAAGCATGCGCGTTTGTCACATACACAGCCCGTGAAGGAGCAGAGAAGGCTGCGCAAGAGCTCTCCAACAGGCTAGTCGTCAATGGTCAGAGGCTAAAACTCATGTGGGGAAGGCCTCAGGCTCCCAGACCTGATCAAGATGGTTCGAACCAACAGGGCGGTGTGGCTCATAGTGGTTTGCTACCTCGAGCCGTTATATCTCAGCAACATAATCAACCGCCACCGATGCAACAGTACTACATGCACCCACCACCACCGAACCAGGACAAACCGTATTACCCATCTATGGACCCACAGAGAATGGGTGCAGTCATTTCTACCCAAGAAGCTGGTGGTTCAAGCACTGAGAACAACGGAGGTTCGTCTTCTTCTTACATGATGCCTCCACACCAGCCATACCCGCCAGCACCATATGGATATATGCCATCGCCTTACCAGCAGCAGTATCCTGGTCCTATGCACCACCACTATGCCCCACCTCCAGCTGCTTACCAATCGTACCCACAGCAACCTGGTCCTGGATCAAAACCTGCACCGTCACCAAGCGCAGTCTCTGCCCCACCACCTGACTCTGCACCTGCTGGGTCTAGCGCACCTTCAGGATCCTCTCAACAACCTCCTACTGCTTCTACTACTACTGATTCATCATCTCAGTAG
- the LOC103836449 gene encoding sugar transport protein 2, which yields MVTGVMNIEEGASLPAKNTFQVFMCSIIAAVGGLMFGYDIGISGGVTSMDTFLIKFFHHVYEKKHRVHENNYCKFDDQLLQLFTSSLYLAGIFASLAASYLSRRFGRKPIIMSASAFFLCGAILNFFAQELGMLIGGRILLGCGIGFGNQTVPLFISEIAPARIRGGLNLMFQFLITIGILAASYVNFLTSTVKDGWRYSLGGAAVPALILLIGSFFIHETPASLIERGKDEEGKRVLRKIRGLEDIELEFNEIKRATEISNKVKSPFKELFTKSENRPPLVCGTLLQFFQQFTGINVVMFYAPVLFQTMGSGNNASLISTVVTNGVNAVATIIAVVMVDRLGRKFFLVEGATQMTATQISIGALLLKHLHLIGPITSRSVPLIVLILICIYVSGFAWSWGPLGWLVPSEIYPLEVRNAGYFCAVAMNMVCTFVIGQFFLSALCRFRSALFFFFAVMNVIMGLFVIFFLPETKGVPIEDMAEQRWKKHWHWRKYFKQN from the exons atggtTACGGGTGTGATGAATATTGAAGAAGGTGCTTCCTTACCTGCAAAGAATACTTTTCAAGTCTTCATGTGCAGTATCATTGCCGCTGTTGGTGGTCTCATGTTTGGTTATGACATAGGAATCTcag GAGGTGTGACGAGTATGGACACttttttaataaagtttttCCATCACGTGTACGAGAAGAAACATAGAGTACACGAAAACAACTACTGTAAATTCGATGACCAGCTTTTGCAGTTGTTCACTTCTTCTCTATACTTAGCTGGTATCTTCGCCAGTTTAGCCGCTTCTTACTTATCCAGAAGGTTTGGAAGGAAACCTATAATCATGTCTGCCTCGGCCTTCTTCCTCTGCGGTGCTATCCTCAACTTCTTTGCCCAAGAACTCGGCATGTTGATCGGTGGTCGTATCCTCCTTGGCTGCGGCATCGGTTTTGGTAATCAG ACCGTTCCATTGTTCATCTCAGAGATTGCACCGGCTAGAATCAGAGGAGGACTAAACCTCATGTTCCAGTTTCTCATCACCATTGGAATCCTAGCAGCAAGCTATGTCAACTTCTTAACGTCCACGGTGAAAGACGGCTGGAGATACTCTCTCGGCGGTGCAGCCGTTCCAGCCTTGATCCTCTTGATAGGTTCCTTCTTCATCCACGAGACACCAGCTAGCCTCATCGAGCGAGGTAAAGACGAAGAAGGGAAGAGAGTCCTGAGGAAGATCAGAGGCCTTGAAGACATAGAACTCGAGTTCAACGAGATCAAACGCGCCACAGAGATTTCGAACAAAGTGAAAAGCCCTTTCAAAGAACTCTTCACCAAAAGCGAGAACAGACCGCCGCTCGTGTGCGGAACGCTGCTTCAGTTCTTCCAGCAGTTCACTGGAATCAACGTCGTTATGTTCTACGCTCCTGTCTTGTTCCAGACGATGGGGAGCGGTAACAATGCTTCTCTGATCTCCACCGTTGTTACCAACGGTGTGAACGCAGTCGCTACGATTATAGCCGTTGTCATGGTTGATAGGCTCGGAAGGAAGTTCTTTTTGGTCGAAGGAGCAACTCAAATGACCGCTACACag ATATCTATTGGAGCCTTGCTCTTAAAACACTTACACCTAATCGGACCTATTACAAGTCGCTCTGTGCCACTTATTGTACTGATCCTCATCTGCATCTACGTGTCTGGATTCGCGTGGTCGTGGGGACCATTGGGATGGCTAGTTCCGTCTGAAATCTACCCTCTTGAGGTGAGAAATGCTGGATACTTCTGTGCAGTGGCGATGAACATGGTCTGCACGTTCGTTATCGGACAGTTCTTCTTGTCGGCGCTATGCAGATTCAGATCAGcattgttcttcttctttgcagtcATGAACGTTATCATGGGACTGTTTGTCATCTTCTTTCTACCTGAGACCAAAGGTGTTCCTATTGAGGACATGGCTGAACAGCGTTGGAAGAAGCACTGGCATTGGAGGAAGTATTTTAAGCAGAACTAG